From Candidatus Vondammii sp. HM_W22, one genomic window encodes:
- the rlmB gene encoding 23S rRNA (guanosine(2251)-2'-O)-methyltransferase RlmB, producing MSTSQLVVGFHSVRAALKHGADSVLEIWVESKRRDRRIREVIGLAKETGVRIYQVDRDELDALVPDANHQGAIARTRAPASLGEEALKQLLQNLDHKPFLLILDGVQDPHNLGACLRSAEAAGVDAVITPKNRSASLTPTACKVASGAAEKLPFFQVTNLSRTLKWLQNDQRIWLVGAAEEAETSLYNSDLKGSLGIVMGGEEKGMRRLTREACDQLASLPMAGCVESLNVSVAAGICLFEVVRQRS from the coding sequence GTGAGTACAAGCCAACTGGTAGTGGGTTTCCACAGTGTTCGCGCGGCATTAAAGCACGGTGCCGACTCTGTGTTGGAGATATGGGTGGAGAGCAAACGCCGGGATCGTCGGATCAGAGAGGTGATCGGCCTAGCGAAAGAGACCGGGGTCCGGATTTACCAGGTGGATCGGGATGAGCTGGACGCACTGGTGCCGGATGCCAATCACCAGGGGGCGATAGCGCGTACCCGCGCGCCGGCTTCGCTGGGTGAAGAGGCGCTGAAACAGCTGTTGCAAAACCTGGATCACAAACCGTTTCTGCTGATTTTGGATGGTGTCCAGGACCCGCACAATTTGGGGGCCTGTCTTAGAAGCGCAGAAGCCGCAGGTGTCGATGCTGTCATTACCCCCAAGAACCGGTCTGCCAGCTTAACCCCAACCGCCTGTAAAGTCGCCAGCGGCGCGGCAGAAAAATTACCGTTTTTCCAAGTGACCAATCTCTCCCGAACCCTTAAGTGGTTACAGAATGATCAGCGTATCTGGTTGGTGGGTGCAGCGGAGGAGGCGGAGACCAGCCTCTATAACAGCGACTTGAAGGGGTCGCTGGGTATCGTTATGGGTGGCGAGGAGAAAGGGATGCGTCGTCTTACCCGGGAGGCCTGTGACCAGCTGGCCAGCCTTCCCATGGCTGGGTGTGTAGAGAGTCTGAATGTCTCCGTTGCGGCGGGAATCTGTCTGTTCGAGGTGGTCAGGCAGCGCTCATAA
- a CDS encoding PilZ domain-containing protein, with protein MQSSNLIDISLNGALVVTPKDWSGIVGDEIMLKVMLGDEEPHINIQTKISHHESG; from the coding sequence GTGCAAAGTTCCAATCTGATCGACATTTCGTTGAACGGCGCCTTGGTTGTCACGCCGAAAGATTGGTCAGGGATCGTTGGCGATGAAATTATGCTGAAGGTGATGCTTGGCGACGAAGAGCCGCACATCAATATACAGACGAAAATATCTCATCATGAGTCAGGATAG
- the rpsR gene encoding 30S ribosomal protein S18, giving the protein MSRYFRRRRYCRFTAEGITEIDYKDLGLLKAFVSETGKIVPSRITGTKAKYQRQLGTAIKRARFLALLPYTDSHQ; this is encoded by the coding sequence ATGTCGCGTTATTTTCGTCGTAGAAGATATTGCCGTTTTACCGCTGAAGGCATCACCGAGATCGATTACAAGGATCTTGGCCTGCTGAAAGCCTTTGTCAGCGAAACCGGAAAAATTGTGCCAAGCCGTATTACCGGCACCAAGGCCAAGTACCAGCGTCAGCTGGGTACTGCCATTAAGCGGGCGCGTTTCCTGGCTCTGCTGCCGTACACTGATAGCCATCAGTAA
- a CDS encoding DUF2232 domain-containing protein: protein MSATVLAILSLLFPPVSILSCAVVALVTLRSGVAAGAVVLLLTGLASGVLAQVLLGNALPVIGFFLVMWLPGWLLAMLLRASRSLALTLQGGVVLALVMLASQYLQVEDPVAQWHDLLEPFIQSMTESQLVEKSQQSVLLREMSQWMPGLVAVGFLLQSMASMLLARWWQAKLYHPGGFRQEYHQLRLPRAVAIVTAVILGLMLLNDGQVTWLEYVAMLLLSAWFFHGLALAHGVLGLIGANRAWLIGIYALLLIALPHAVTALAAAGFVDAWFDFRARLSSGKGPGETG, encoded by the coding sequence ATGTCAGCCACCGTGCTGGCTATTTTGTCACTCCTGTTTCCGCCTGTGAGTATTCTCAGTTGTGCGGTGGTTGCTTTGGTAACCCTGCGAAGTGGAGTTGCTGCCGGTGCTGTTGTTCTTTTGCTGACCGGGTTGGCCAGTGGCGTTTTAGCCCAGGTTTTGCTGGGCAATGCCCTACCGGTAATCGGTTTTTTTCTGGTGATGTGGCTGCCAGGTTGGTTACTGGCTATGTTGTTGAGAGCCAGCCGGTCTTTGGCATTGACCCTCCAGGGTGGGGTGGTTCTGGCCCTGGTGATGCTGGCCAGCCAGTACCTCCAGGTGGAGGACCCGGTTGCCCAGTGGCATGATTTGCTGGAGCCATTTATTCAGTCGATGACTGAGTCGCAACTCGTGGAGAAAAGCCAGCAGTCGGTCCTTCTCCGGGAGATGTCCCAGTGGATGCCCGGACTGGTCGCCGTTGGATTTTTGTTGCAGTCCATGGCCTCGATGTTGTTGGCCCGCTGGTGGCAGGCAAAGTTGTACCATCCGGGTGGTTTTCGCCAGGAGTACCATCAACTGAGGTTGCCTCGGGCCGTGGCTATTGTCACTGCAGTGATCTTGGGCCTGATGCTACTCAACGATGGGCAGGTCACTTGGCTTGAGTACGTGGCTATGTTGTTGCTGTCGGCCTGGTTTTTTCACGGACTGGCCTTGGCTCATGGCGTACTGGGACTGATCGGTGCAAACAGAGCTTGGTTGATAGGTATATACGCGCTACTGCTGATTGCTTTGCCACATGCGGTTACCGCACTGGCAGCAGCAGGATTTGTAGACGCATGGTTTGATTTCAGAGCTCGCCTTAGCTCCGGCAAAGGGCCGGGAGAGACGGGCTGA
- the rplI gene encoding 50S ribosomal protein L9 — MEVILLEKVDNLGGLGDKVNVKSGYGRNYLIPSKKAVAATKDNVVAFEARRAELEKQAAETLTVAEARKTKLESITATVARKAGDEGRLFGSVGTADIAKAVTAAGAELVKREVRLPEGPFHTTGEFEVHVHLHTDVDAIVKLVIEAEAEEE, encoded by the coding sequence ATGGAAGTTATTCTGTTAGAGAAAGTAGATAACCTTGGCGGGTTGGGTGACAAGGTTAATGTTAAATCCGGTTATGGCCGGAATTACCTGATTCCCTCCAAAAAAGCTGTTGCAGCTACCAAGGATAATGTCGTCGCCTTTGAGGCGCGTCGTGCCGAGCTTGAGAAGCAGGCGGCGGAGACGCTGACGGTTGCTGAAGCGCGCAAAACCAAGCTTGAGAGCATTACTGCCACAGTTGCCCGCAAAGCGGGTGACGAGGGTCGTCTGTTCGGCTCTGTCGGTACTGCGGATATTGCCAAGGCGGTTACCGCCGCTGGTGCTGAGCTGGTCAAGAGGGAAGTCCGGTTGCCGGAAGGTCCTTTCCACACCACCGGTGAGTTCGAGGTGCATGTGCACCTGCACACGGATGTGGATGCCATCGTAAAGCTGGTTATTGAAGCTGAAGCCGAAGAAGAGTGA
- the radA gene encoding DNA repair protein RadA: MAKGKVKRAFVCTDCGADYPTWTGQCTSCGEWNTVKEIRLESARSSAPKRFQGFAGARSSVQLLADVEREDVRCISSGMQELDRVLGGGFVPGSVILIGGDPGAGKSTILLQTLGYLSQSRPVLYVSGEESLQQIAERASRLGIQVGQLKMLAETSVEHICSIVDQEKPEIVVIDSIQVMQREGVDSAPGGVAQVRECAAYLTQYGKRHGVIFLISGHVTKDKTLAGQMTLSHIVDTQIMLSSTDDARYRLMRTTKNRFGSVNELGVFAMTTTGLKQVKNPSAIFLSRSTKPSPGSAVSVLWEGTRPLLVEIQSLVVDSQLGNPRRLGVGFDQNRVSMLLAVLTRHGGIVTSDQDVFINVVGGIRVSETSADLAVLLAIVSSLRDRIIPHDTIVLGEVGLSGELRPVANGKARIKDAGKHGFKKAIVPTANVPKKPVTGIEVIGVDDLASALDEI, encoded by the coding sequence ATGGCTAAAGGCAAAGTTAAAAGAGCGTTTGTCTGCACAGATTGTGGCGCCGACTATCCAACCTGGACTGGCCAGTGCACCAGTTGCGGCGAGTGGAATACGGTTAAAGAGATTCGGCTGGAAAGCGCACGGAGTAGCGCTCCAAAACGGTTTCAGGGTTTTGCCGGAGCACGTTCATCGGTGCAACTATTGGCCGATGTAGAGCGCGAGGATGTGCGCTGTATTTCCAGCGGAATGCAAGAGCTGGACCGGGTGCTTGGCGGCGGTTTTGTTCCCGGCTCGGTCATTCTTATCGGCGGTGATCCGGGGGCAGGAAAAAGCACAATACTGCTTCAGACTTTGGGCTATCTGTCACAGAGCAGGCCGGTGCTCTATGTTTCTGGTGAAGAGTCATTACAGCAGATAGCGGAGCGGGCTAGTCGTCTGGGTATTCAGGTGGGCCAACTGAAAATGCTGGCAGAGACCTCTGTGGAGCATATCTGCTCCATTGTTGACCAGGAAAAACCTGAGATCGTCGTGATAGATTCAATTCAGGTGATGCAGCGTGAAGGCGTGGATTCTGCACCGGGTGGGGTGGCTCAGGTAAGAGAGTGTGCTGCATATCTGACCCAATATGGGAAACGGCATGGGGTTATCTTTCTGATTTCCGGGCATGTGACAAAAGATAAAACCCTGGCCGGCCAGATGACTCTGAGCCATATTGTCGATACCCAGATTATGCTCTCATCCACAGATGATGCCCGTTACCGGTTAATGCGGACAACAAAAAACCGCTTCGGGTCGGTTAATGAACTGGGTGTCTTTGCAATGACAACGACAGGGTTAAAACAGGTAAAAAACCCCTCCGCCATCTTTCTCAGCCGGTCGACAAAACCATCACCCGGCAGCGCAGTCAGCGTTCTATGGGAAGGGACCAGGCCGCTGCTGGTTGAGATTCAGTCGCTGGTGGTGGATTCGCAACTGGGAAATCCCCGTCGGCTGGGTGTTGGCTTTGATCAAAACCGGGTATCCATGCTGCTGGCGGTTCTGACTCGCCATGGCGGTATCGTTACCTCGGACCAGGATGTCTTCATCAATGTGGTAGGAGGGATTCGGGTCAGTGAAACAAGCGCGGATTTGGCGGTCTTACTGGCTATCGTTTCCAGCCTGAGAGACAGAATAATACCTCACGATACGATTGTGCTCGGTGAGGTTGGGCTTTCCGGTGAACTGCGGCCTGTTGCCAATGGTAAAGCAAGAATTAAGGATGCAGGCAAGCACGGCTTTAAAAAGGCCATTGTGCCGACTGCCAATGTTCCGAAAAAGCCGGTAACAGGGATTGAAGTGATCGGTGTCGATGACCTTGCATCTGCACTGGATGAGATTTAA
- the dnaB gene encoding replicative DNA helicase: protein MQESAFPTDDFSMDSTAEALRIPPYSVQAEQSVLGGLMLDNSAWDQIADRVVEGDFYRREHQLIFRAIESLADRTQPFDVITLSEALERHGQLDDAGSLAYLGRLAKDTPSAANIRAYADIVREHSVMRQLIRVGTEIADSGFAPEGRESPELLDVAESKVFEIAEMGAKNRGGFQPIKSLLTKAVDRIETLFEQDEPITGLSTGFSDLDNKTSGLQGSDLIIVAGRPSMGKTTLAMNISENVAINSGKPVAIFSMEMPGEQLAMRMMSSLGRINQTRVRTGKLEDDEWPRLTSAVSLLAEAKLFIDDTPAMSPLDIRARSRRLMREHGELGLIMIDYLQLMQVPGSSDNRTNEISTISRSLKALAKELNVPVIALSQLNRSLESRTNKRPIMSDLRESGAIEQDADIVIFIYRDEVYNEDSSDKRRAEIIIAKQRNGPIGMIPLTFLGEFTKFENYIDDIYRDEGY, encoded by the coding sequence ATGCAAGAATCTGCATTCCCCACCGATGACTTCTCTATGGACAGCACTGCGGAAGCACTGCGGATACCGCCATACTCCGTTCAGGCAGAACAGTCGGTTCTGGGTGGTCTCATGCTGGACAACAGTGCCTGGGATCAGATTGCGGACCGGGTGGTGGAGGGTGACTTCTACCGTCGTGAGCATCAGCTGATATTCCGCGCCATTGAATCTCTTGCTGACCGGACTCAGCCCTTCGATGTCATTACTCTCTCCGAAGCCCTTGAGCGGCATGGTCAGTTGGATGATGCCGGTAGCCTGGCCTATCTGGGCCGTCTGGCAAAGGATACCCCCAGTGCCGCCAATATTCGTGCTTATGCCGATATCGTGCGTGAGCACTCGGTCATGCGCCAACTGATCCGTGTCGGCACCGAAATTGCCGATAGCGGGTTTGCTCCGGAGGGACGGGAGAGCCCCGAGCTGTTGGACGTTGCTGAAAGTAAAGTTTTTGAGATTGCAGAGATGGGGGCCAAGAATCGCGGTGGTTTTCAGCCGATAAAGTCTCTGTTGACCAAGGCGGTGGACAGGATTGAGACCCTGTTCGAACAGGATGAACCGATCACCGGCTTGAGTACCGGCTTTTCAGACCTGGATAACAAGACCTCCGGTCTTCAGGGTTCTGATCTGATCATCGTGGCAGGCCGCCCATCCATGGGTAAGACCACTCTCGCGATGAATATTTCAGAGAACGTGGCAATCAACAGTGGCAAACCCGTGGCAATATTCAGCATGGAGATGCCGGGCGAACAGCTGGCGATGCGTATGATGTCCTCTCTGGGGAGGATCAACCAGACCCGGGTTCGTACCGGTAAATTGGAAGATGATGAGTGGCCGCGCCTCACCTCTGCGGTGAGCCTGCTGGCAGAGGCAAAACTGTTTATCGACGATACACCCGCAATGAGCCCTCTGGATATACGTGCCCGGTCGCGGCGTCTGATGCGTGAGCATGGTGAACTGGGACTGATCATGATCGACTATCTGCAGTTGATGCAGGTGCCGGGTTCCTCTGACAACAGAACCAACGAAATTTCCACTATCTCCCGCTCCCTGAAAGCATTGGCCAAAGAGCTCAATGTGCCGGTGATCGCTCTTTCTCAGCTCAACCGCAGTCTGGAGTCGCGCACCAATAAACGTCCTATCATGTCAGATCTGCGTGAGTCGGGCGCCATCGAGCAGGATGCGGATATCGTGATCTTTATCTACCGGGATGAGGTTTACAACGAAGACAGCTCGGACAAGAGACGTGCCGAGATCATCATCGCCAAACAGCGTAACGGTCCCATTGGAATGATACCTCTGACCTTCCTCGGCGAGTTCACCAAATTTGAGAATTACATCGACGACATCTATCGGGACGAGGGCTATTGA
- the arsS gene encoding arsenosugar biosynthesis radical SAM (seleno)protein ArsS (Some members of this family are selenoproteins.) has protein sequence MLQTAHLLLPTTFPNIDRGALDTLQVNLGYVCNQTCKHCHVNAGPKRTEVMERETIDQVLKYLHAQDISNLDLTGGAPELNPHFHYLVEQARKLGVRVMDRCNLSILEEPGQEGLAKFLAENGVEVVASLPCYLQENVDNQRGKGTYDASIHGLKRLNAEGYGESGSGLILNLVFNPQGAALPPPQTGLETDYKKRLWEDHKISFNQLFTITNMPISRFGSTLRSKGEFNSYLELLKSSYQRDNLQTVMCRSLLSVDWQGYVYDCDFNQMLQMPLAHNGTERPHLSELINEDLTGKSICIAEHCYGCTAGQGSSCGGALSD, from the coding sequence ATGTTGCAAACGGCTCACCTTTTATTACCAACGACTTTCCCGAATATTGACAGAGGAGCTCTTGATACTCTCCAGGTCAATCTTGGCTATGTCTGTAACCAGACGTGCAAACACTGTCATGTGAATGCAGGTCCCAAGCGCACAGAGGTGATGGAGAGAGAGACCATTGATCAGGTGCTGAAGTATCTGCATGCCCAGGATATTTCAAACTTGGACCTGACGGGCGGCGCACCGGAGTTGAATCCTCATTTCCATTATCTGGTTGAGCAGGCCCGCAAGCTGGGTGTCAGAGTGATGGACCGCTGTAATCTATCGATTCTTGAAGAGCCCGGTCAAGAGGGATTGGCCAAATTTCTGGCGGAAAACGGGGTGGAGGTGGTTGCTTCTCTGCCCTGTTATCTGCAGGAGAATGTGGATAACCAGCGGGGAAAAGGTACTTATGATGCGAGTATTCATGGCCTGAAACGGCTGAATGCCGAAGGCTATGGAGAGAGCGGCAGCGGCTTGATACTTAACCTGGTGTTCAATCCTCAGGGTGCTGCCTTGCCGCCACCTCAGACCGGTCTGGAAACTGACTATAAAAAGCGGCTCTGGGAAGACCACAAAATAAGCTTCAATCAGCTTTTTACCATCACCAACATGCCAATCAGCCGGTTCGGCAGCACGCTGCGTTCCAAGGGTGAATTTAACAGCTATCTTGAGTTGCTGAAAAGTTCCTACCAGCGCGACAATCTACAGACGGTAATGTGCCGAAGCCTGCTCAGTGTCGATTGGCAAGGCTATGTTTACGACTGCGATTTCAATCAGATGTTGCAGATGCCGCTGGCTCACAATGGTACTGAACGCCCCCATCTTTCCGAATTGATCAATGAAGATCTGACGGGCAAATCGATTTGTATTGCGGAGCATTGCTACGGTTGTACAGCGGGGCAGGGCAGTAGTTGCGGTGGTGCTTTGTCCGACTAG
- the rpsF gene encoding 30S ribosomal protein S6: MRHYEIVFLVHPDQSEQVPGMIERYRSSIEAKGGIIHRLEDWGRRQLAYPIQKLPKAHYVLMNIECGDEALTELENAFRFNDAVLRNLVIKCKRAITEPSPLVKIADDRDDSANRPAPVPGAAPATEVEKPEAPEQSEDTQA, encoded by the coding sequence ATGAGACATTACGAAATTGTGTTCCTGGTCCACCCGGACCAGAGTGAGCAGGTGCCCGGTATGATTGAGCGTTACCGTTCAAGCATCGAGGCCAAGGGCGGTATTATCCACCGTCTGGAAGACTGGGGCCGACGCCAGCTTGCCTATCCCATTCAGAAGCTGCCCAAGGCTCATTACGTACTGATGAATATTGAGTGCGGTGATGAAGCCCTGACTGAGCTGGAAAATGCCTTCCGCTTTAATGATGCCGTATTGCGTAATCTGGTTATCAAATGCAAGCGGGCGATCACTGAGCCATCTCCACTGGTGAAAATTGCAGATGATCGTGATGATTCTGCAAACCGTCCAGCTCCAGTTCCAGGAGCTGCGCCTGCTACTGAGGTGGAGAAGCCGGAAGCGCCAGAGCAATCGGAAGATACTCAAGCATAA
- the alr gene encoding alanine racemase: protein MGPSASLDLSALRHNLQRVRECAPNSRIFAVIKANAYGHGMLRAAAALADADAFAVARVEEGVKLREAGFQQKLLILEGFFNQQELAAASHHQLELAIHQTEQLETLKQQPLDKPVSCWLKVDSGMHRVGFQPDQALDAWKAVSQLSSVAGEVGLMTHLANGDDLGDPTSKAQFDRFLPLAKACGTRISIGNSAGILGWPDARTDWVRPGIMLYGASPFINGTGADDGLKPVMTFQSRLIAINHYPKGSPIGYSGTWRCPEAMPVGVVAVGYGDGYPRHAPAGTPVLLNGRRVPLVGRVSMDMITVDLRNQPEAKIGDPIVLWGAGLPVEEIAGLTGTISYELFCGVTGRVEFIEREAH, encoded by the coding sequence ATGGGCCCAAGTGCCTCGCTTGATCTCTCTGCCCTTAGGCACAATCTTCAGCGTGTCAGGGAGTGTGCTCCGAATAGCCGTATTTTTGCAGTGATCAAAGCCAATGCCTATGGCCATGGCATGCTACGCGCGGCTGCTGCCCTGGCCGATGCGGATGCGTTTGCTGTGGCACGGGTTGAAGAAGGTGTGAAACTCAGAGAAGCGGGGTTTCAACAAAAACTGCTGATTCTTGAAGGTTTTTTTAATCAGCAGGAGCTGGCCGCCGCTTCACATCATCAGCTGGAACTGGCTATCCATCAGACTGAACAGCTGGAGACTCTCAAGCAGCAGCCACTGGATAAACCGGTTAGCTGCTGGCTCAAGGTGGATAGCGGTATGCACCGCGTCGGCTTTCAGCCTGATCAGGCCCTGGATGCATGGAAAGCCGTGTCACAGCTTTCATCGGTTGCTGGTGAGGTGGGTTTGATGACTCATCTGGCGAATGGAGATGACCTCGGCGATCCAACCAGTAAAGCCCAATTTGATCGTTTTCTTCCATTGGCAAAAGCGTGCGGGACTCGGATCAGCATCGGTAATTCAGCCGGCATTCTCGGTTGGCCTGATGCCCGTACAGATTGGGTGAGGCCCGGTATTATGCTCTATGGTGCATCACCCTTTATCAACGGCACCGGAGCCGATGATGGACTCAAACCGGTGATGACTTTCCAGAGCAGGCTGATCGCCATCAACCACTACCCCAAGGGTTCGCCGATTGGCTATAGCGGAACCTGGCGCTGCCCGGAAGCGATGCCGGTAGGTGTGGTTGCCGTCGGTTATGGCGATGGTTATCCCCGACACGCGCCTGCCGGAACGCCCGTTCTGCTCAATGGCCGGCGTGTGCCCCTGGTGGGAAGAGTTTCCATGGATATGATCACGGTGGACCTGCGTAACCAACCCGAAGCGAAGATAGGCGATCCTATTGTTCTCTGGGGGGCTGGATTGCCGGTGGAAGAGATTGCCGGACTGACCGGGACTATCTCATATGAACTGTTCTGCGGCGTGACCGGCCGAGTTGAGTTTATTGAACGGGAGGCACACTGA
- a CDS encoding integrase core domain-containing protein, with product MEVSDVREDPSWGYRLSGAYLRLRGWQVNNKRVYRLWRLNGLCLPPYRPRRKIRTGVKLEGLALRRNDVWAWDFVHDRYHDAEPLRCLTVKGEATGYCLAIKTGRYLQSQHVKAVLRELIIRYGIPRAIRSDNGAELLALVLREELEKDDIKLANIEPGKPWQNGSNESFNGIFRKECLNAEIFGSLTEARVVIEQWRCRYNERRPHSSQHYVTPEMAYSGLREMRRT from the coding sequence ATGGAAGTTTCAGATGTGCGGGAGGATCCCAGTTGGGGCTATCGTTTATCAGGCGCCTATCTGCGGCTCAGAGGTTGGCAGGTAAACAACAAACGCGTATATCGACTCTGGCGGCTTAATGGCCTGTGTTTGCCGCCTTATCGCCCTCGACGGAAGATTCGCACTGGGGTAAAACTGGAGGGATTGGCGCTACGACGGAATGATGTGTGGGCATGGGATTTCGTACATGACCGCTATCATGACGCAGAGCCTCTGCGGTGCTTGACGGTCAAGGGCGAAGCAACCGGTTATTGTCTGGCAATCAAAACTGGTCGATACCTACAGAGTCAACACGTGAAAGCGGTGCTACGTGAATTAATCATTCGCTACGGAATTCCCCGAGCCATTCGCAGCGACAACGGAGCTGAGCTGTTGGCCCTCGTACTGCGCGAGGAACTGGAAAAGGATGATATTAAGCTAGCCAATATTGAACCGGGAAAACCCTGGCAAAATGGCAGCAATGAAAGCTTCAACGGCATTTTCCGCAAGGAGTGTTTAAATGCAGAGATATTTGGTAGCCTGACCGAAGCCAGAGTTGTTATTGAACAGTGGCGTTGCCGATATAATGAGCGGCGACCCCACAGTTCACAACACTACGTCACGCCAGAGATGGCGTATTCTGGATTACGTGAAATGCGGAGAACCTAA
- a CDS encoding TIGR04283 family arsenosugar biosynthesis glycosyltransferase, whose product MLCPTSVRLSIIIPALNEAAVIEPLLQSLQSLREAGHEVILVDGGSSDDTAYLARSRVDKLINSQKGRARQMNAGAGEAEGEIFWFLHADSCLSFGFHEPLLSGLAGQKYGWGRFDIALSGRHMLLRLVEFMMNWRSRLSGIATGDQGIFVLRDSFLAVGGFPDIPLMEDIALSRRLKRLSPPLCLRQRLETSSRRWEERGILRTVLLMWELRLAYAVGVDPAKLEKLYR is encoded by the coding sequence GTGCTTTGTCCGACTAGCGTGCGCCTCTCCATCATCATTCCAGCACTTAATGAAGCTGCCGTGATTGAGCCGCTTCTGCAATCACTACAGTCGCTGCGGGAGGCCGGTCATGAGGTAATCCTGGTGGATGGCGGGAGTAGTGATGATACGGCTTACCTGGCCCGGTCTCGAGTCGATAAGCTCATCAACAGCCAGAAAGGACGGGCCAGGCAGATGAATGCAGGTGCGGGCGAGGCTGAGGGTGAAATCTTCTGGTTTCTGCACGCTGATAGCTGCCTCTCTTTTGGATTCCATGAGCCGCTACTCTCCGGGCTTGCCGGGCAAAAATATGGCTGGGGTCGATTCGATATAGCGCTCTCTGGCAGGCATATGCTGCTGCGTCTGGTGGAGTTTATGATGAACTGGCGCTCCCGTTTGAGTGGTATTGCAACGGGGGATCAAGGTATTTTTGTTCTTCGTGACTCGTTTCTTGCGGTTGGTGGTTTTCCTGATATCCCTTTGATGGAGGATATAGCTCTTAGCCGACGGCTAAAACGACTGTCACCTCCCCTCTGTCTGCGACAGCGGCTGGAAACATCCAGCAGGCGCTGGGAGGAGCGTGGCATCCTTCGCACTGTTCTCCTGATGTGGGAGCTGCGGCTGGCTTATGCCGTGGGAGTGGACCCGGCGAAGCTAGAGAAATTATACCGCTGA